A window from Culex pipiens pallens isolate TS chromosome 3, TS_CPP_V2, whole genome shotgun sequence encodes these proteins:
- the LOC120423797 gene encoding uncharacterized protein LOC120423797, with amino-acid sequence MKALLIVGFCACLMAATAASPAPLLSTALSTLQTTTSSLQTSITNLLTQIQTALASNALTSAAASALTQLQSTLTGLQSTLTSIVSNGLTSLPTTLTSGLNTVAAGVQTALNTANSQLSAVIAAGSTVPSTLISQLSTATTALNTVAASLSTQVNTLVSSLSGLLTTLLGTVVGLPGTLLG; translated from the exons ATGAAAGCCTTGTTGATCGTCGGATTCTGTGCCTGCCTGATGGCG GCCACCGCAGCGTCTCCAGCTCCCCTGCTGTCCACTGCGCTGTCAACCCTGCAGACCACCACCTCATCGCTCCAGACCTCGATCACCAACCTGCTGACGCAGATCCAGACCGCCCTGGCCAGCAACGCCCTGACCAGCGCCGCCGCTTCGGCTCTGACCCAGCTCCAGTCTACGCTCACCGGTCTTCAGTCCACTTTGACCAGCATCGTCTCGAACGGCCTGACCAGTCTTCCCACGACCCTCACCAGCGGGTTGAACACCGTCGCCGCCGGAGTGCAGACCGCCCTGAACACCGCCAACAGCCAGCTTAGCGCGGTCATCGCGGCCGGAAGCACCGTCCCGAGCACGCTGATCAGCCAACTGTCCACGGCCACCACGGCGCTGAACACCGTCGCCGCGTCCCTTTCGACCCAGGTGAACACGCTGGTGAGCTCGTTGAGCGGACTGTTGACCACGCTGCTCGGAACGGTCGTTGGACTTCCGGGAACGCTGTTGGGttga
- the LOC120423789 gene encoding hepatitis A virus cellular receptor 1-like, protein MKALLIVGFCACLMAATTASPAPLLSTALSTLQTTTSSLQTTITNLLTQIQTALANNALTSAAASALTQLQSTLTGLQSTLTSIVSNGLTSLPTTLTSGLNTVAAGVQTALNTANTQLSAVIAAGSTVPSTLISQLSTATTALNTVAGSLSTQVNTLVSSLSGLLTTLLGTVVGLPGTLLG, encoded by the exons ATGAAAGCCTTGTTGATCGTCGGATTCTGTGCCTGCCTGATGGCG GCCACCACAGCATCTCCAGCTCCCCTGCTGTCCACTGCGCTGTCAACCCTGCAAACCACCACCTCATCGCTCCAGACCACGATCACCAACCTGCTGACGCAGATCCAGACCGCCCTGGCCAACAACGCCCTGACCAGCGCCGCCGCTTCGGCTCTGACCCAGCTCCAGTCTACGCTCACCGGTCTTCAGTCCACTTTGACCAGCATCGTCTCGAACGGCCTAACCAGTCTTCCCACGACCCTCACCAGCGGGTTGAACACCGTCGCCGCCGGAGTGCAGACCGCCCTGAACACCGCCAACACCCAGCTTAGCGCGGTCATCGCCGCCGGAAGCACCGTCCCGAGCACGCTGATCAGCCAACTGTCCACGGCCACCACGGCGCTGAACACCGTGGCCGGGTCCCTGTCGACCCAGGTGAACACGCTGGTGAGCTCGTTGAGCGGACTGTTGACCACGCTGCTCGGAACGGTCGTCGGACTTCCGGGAACGCTGTTGGGTTGA